The Branchiostoma lanceolatum isolate klBraLanc5 chromosome 7, klBraLanc5.hap2, whole genome shotgun sequence nucleotide sequence atggccggcagcggagcttgggtagcgcagcggagctagggtagcggacggaagctaaaaagatctaaaaaggctggcactcaggctaggacaggacgactcggcaccaggacgactcggcaccaggcaggacaactcggcaccaggacgattcggcaccttaatcttttttttacacagaatgAATGTCAAACGATTCGGCATACTATGCAATTtaacaatataacgttacaccttTACAATTattagttttagtttttttctacattttagacaaaaaagtgtatATTTAAGTCTCCTGTGCCCTGGAATTACAACcaaatggcttgaaatttggcacaaggatGCCAACTACACATACCCATAGAACTTATTGAGCACTTTTGGCAAACATTGCTTCAAATGTTTAATTTTAGGGTTTGGGGCGATATTTAGACCgaaaatgtaaatttttggATCCCATGCCCCAGTGTGAAAGCCAAATAACCTAAAAATTGGTGTCTATGTGCCCACAGGACTTCATTTACGCTTATGGTATACTATGTGTATCTATACTTTGCatagtatacatacacataatGTGTCAAAAAGATTAAGGTGCTGaattgtcctggtgccgagtcgtcctgccaggtgccgagtcgtcctggtgccgagtcgtcctggtgccgagtcgtcctggtgccgagtcgtcctggtgccgagtcgtcctggtgccgagtcgtcctggtgccgagtcgtcctggtgccgagtcgtcctggtgccgagtcgtcctggtgccgagtcgtcctgatACCCTTAACGCCTTGCATTGCATATACTTCCCTGGccaagttaacgttacatgtaatagtCTCTAATAGTAGACTAACTACAGTGGTTAACGTTCGTTTCTAACTAacgcttactctccaagcagaggttgggctctggctggtttttgacgtgtttataAGGCATTTTATCGGGCTTtcattttgtcccatttttccATTTAAGCTTTATGTCgccactcccccccccccccccaacaccccctcacacacacacacacacacacacacacacaaacgtcaaaaaccagccggagcccaacctctgattggagagtaacTAAAACGCTAACGTTAGGGAGAATAATTTTACCTGATGAGTTTGCCCCGAAGAGGTTTAAATAATAAAAAAGAAACGTCATTGGGCCACCATAGTAGAGTTTTATTTGACAGGCGCGGTTTAGGAGGGGGAAATGTGACTTCTCGCGGattgactctcctggccaattattcaatGACCCCACTTTTTTGGCCAAATTCTACTCTCCATAATGTTACCTGTCTTATCTAGGTAGGAAAGCCTGGTGGAGACTAGAGTTATCCTGGGTAACGTTATTATCCTCGGTCGTGAGTACTGAGCGAAAAGATTGAGATTGCGGTAACAACGGCGGATGGTACCGAGGCTAGCCTCCTAGAGTATTCGTATTTCTAAATCCCTAACcaattagcctgtgtttacacgtaacgttaccatgGTACACAATGCACGTACACAAGCTCTCTGGCGGAGGTTTATAGCCCCCGGGATGGTCAGtcggaccaaggaggttaaatatgtatatttaacctcctcaGGGTCGGACCGGCCGCTACTGGGAGCGCGATttaggccccgttcatgattgaAAATGTAAACCGGTTCGaactagcctggtcccagtctctagggtcggctttagtggtgttttaccgggccagtcagtttctgatggccggCCACTCGGCCAATGAGCTTGAAGGAGAGTGACGTCACCAACCACATAAACGTTACCTGTTGGCACTTGGTTTTCACTTTCGCGCGCGCCAGAAGAGACCATTGCGGACAGGAAAATGACCGAAAAACTCAACTTTGGCgaagacaaaggtcaacggtGGGTAGTCTACTTTGTTGAGGATGATATGATGTTACGTAGATggtcatttgatgttctaagaACTCAAGTGTAGGTTTTTGGAGGGAAAATCCTGCGGTATTCTGGCAGCACCGAAATATTTTTCTGTACCGGTAGTGTTTCCGTAGGGCCGACATAACTCAGAAAAACAATACTCCCAGGATACTATTTCCCCACTCCGAAGATCTGTTTAAAGATTATTGATGATTACTTAGTACCGGAGTTGGGAATTGACGTCGTCTAATTGAACGAGTGACGAAGCCACGAAGGTAGGGGGCGGGACAGCCTGTTTGGCGGGGGACGGGCCGGGTGgacggagggggagggggctgcTTGGTTATGCCGTTCAATCCCCGGCCACGACAttcttacatgtagatgttttcttttcaacatcAATCTTTTATCATTCTAGATAATCATTCTTGCTCAGGAgggtaaactacatgtacatgtagatgttttcttttcaacatcAATCTTTTATCATTCTAGATAATCATTCTTGCTCAGGAGGGTAAACTAGTTTATTTTAACACCATTTTACAGGATCATCCTCAGACTTGGGGTTGACATGATAATTTGTAGTGTAAATCACAAGATTGTCAAAGGAACAATTTCCTGTCTATAGTGCGAAAAAACTTACTAATCTCCTGTCAAAAGTGTAAGAAAAAAGTCTTATGATCAGGAACATCTAggcctgtcaatagtgccaaaaaattgccaacaggaacatcctgtcaatggcCTCGATCAAATTGATAGAAATGAAGGATTATTATCATTAGCACTAAGGTAATATGTtagacattcatgaaaattactCCAAAAGATTTGCAAGTGACTTTCCCCAAAAAGGGATCCTTGGCCTTATACTCAGCCTCTTCTTATAGGCCAGGATGATGTCAAAGTTTATGAATTTGACTGTATAGTAATATAGTTTTCATTATAGGCAgtgaaaaaatatcatttccGAAGTTATGCCTGTCATGGGGTGTCAATTTAGCGAATGTTTATTGTCGCTATCTACTTTTATTGCAGTTTTGACAATGTGGAGTTAGACTTAGAGGACCATGCCCATCCAGATCCAGTAGACCAGGAGCACCTAAAGAGCAGTGATCAGGGTGCTGATTACAAAGGCGACAATGCATCTGGTTCTGAAGAGACTAGTTACTACACTGGTAATGAAATGCGGCTTCACGAAGACAAGGGCACACCTAATGAGATTTTGGAAATAGACAAAGAGATCAAAAACTTGAGGGTATCCAGTGGTGAAAAATTGGAAGCCTCAGCTCCTTTTGGGgatgttgaaaaagaaaatgtttctgaaaaTCAAGAGGTTCCGTGTGTCTCTGGCCAAGATCTGGCCCCGGAGGTCTCTAGCAAAGATCTATATTGCTCATCCTCAAATTCCCTTTTTGGATATGACCATGCAGAATGGAAACTAGATGAGCAAACATTTCTCAAGTACGCAGATGAGCAGTGCCGTAATAATCCTGAGAAGTGCAGAAGAGTTACTCAGGGCTTGATATATAACAAAGAGgttagtaatcataatacatcCCACATGTGattctttgtgttcttttagtATCTTTACCATTTGCATGCAGTCAGTCATATTTGATGTGCTTATCCTTAAAAAcacttctttgttgtttttctttgatttttgtgtgaccTAAGTGCTTTGTAATATGCATTTtgattttcaagttacagtGTACGTTTATTTGCCAACATCACATAGATGAGCCCAACTAGCCAAGAATACAGGAAAGGGGAAGAGTGGAAATTAGGGGAATGGTTGGGCAGTGGCACATTTGGAGATGTGTATAAGTGCGAGTCACTATTGACAAGAGCATATCCATATGCAGTGAAAAAGGTAATGTGAAAAAGGAAAGGTGTATCACAAGATCATTATGACATTCTGCCATTTTTCGTTGTGGTCAATTTGCAATTATTACATCCTTGATTACATTTACTTGCTGCTGtttgttatttcattttattaacTCATAAAAGTAATTTTAATAATGCATGACAAGAGATAGACGTCTGCTGCATATATAGATCATCTTGGTTTGAATGCAGTAATAGCTTAGGAGACACATTTGTTTATCATGTGGCGATTCCCCAGGTTCCTACTACTAATCCTGATGGATGGGTAAGACTGGAGGAGATTGACCTGTGGCAGAAGCTGGGCCATCATCGTAATGTGTGTGAGCTGTATGGAGTGACATTTGAAGAGGGTGCTTTCTGGTTCCACATGGAACTTGTTCAGTTTGGTCAGTTTTGTATTCAATATGGTTGagtttgttgtacttacaaACATGTTGTTCAAGCTGCTTGGAATCAAGCTTCATAATCAGTTATAAGGcttaacaagagtccgtaggacacaattctctgtgaagtatttatagtatgtacaagtattgacccacactgtgcatctctgcacagtccaagtagtgttttagagcaagtaaagaaaaagtgtttgtttatctttttctttcaatacaggagtggtcaacctgctgaaaagtatgtttttaaagcatggcacagatgggatcttgAAATTCCgagaaaagtcacaaagttagatctagatggccccttttcaattatcaacgaaccattcagccttacaactaagatgtatcagaaatcacaaatatgcagtaaatcctctttccacaatttattgcaggccggcctgatctatagctatcaagctatttgcaataaaaaaggctaatttatattatcgtaacatttcacgaaggtcaaaggtcaccggatctaaccacccggaagtgacactggcgcgcgcacttttctgagagatatttctcaacaatctttcatcccctgcgtaaactttttacattgtcacagcctccgtattataaactacaagtgtggtaagtttgaaggtccagagatttgccattttcacactgtgcgaaaaagtgcatcgtccgtcccgtgcgcacatactgtatgcgagttgcgagtggacacggcatacttaatacacagactggaggccactctgcacatgttcgcagctaaaactcacaattcccgttgccgtattggtatgtaacttggtatatcgtttgctaggttgcgtgtggtgatgcacgttgtctatttttcaatgtaacagtgactatacgatcacagcaagtaagcatggaagatttataccccgtatctgcctgaagtattccagtcatgcataacggattataacatggtccctatggcagggcagtaagacatagcattaattataggggtgcaattacgatattggattgacgtttaaagtagttatggtgtaacaaagctattgtgcatcaccacgccgaaccaggcaaacgatatgccaagttacacaccaatgcgacaacgggatcgtgagttatagctgcgaacgcgcaaacaaaagcatttccaatactcccagaaggaggtcatcctcctttcCGGAGTAACAATGGAGAGTTATCAGGATGCTGCAAACTCATCGCATCTGTGATGCAGTGCATACTTTTGCTAACTTGGTAGTAAGGGTTTATCATTCATgtttatgattttgaaaaatgcaaCTTTAAATAATAAGCTTGAATAATGAAATTCTTCAAAAAAACGTCTTGACTTATCATTTTCTTCAGCTGAGCATCCTGCAAAAAACGTACCAAAGTACCTGAGCACCCTGAAGACCAGTGCACAGATCCCAGTAAAGGGTTTACTGACGGCAGGAGGAGGATTGTTTAAAGGAATAGACCACATGCACAAGCAGGAGATCACACATAGAGACATGAAACATGGTATGTGAAAATGTTTGCAGCTCCAAATGGAGTCAGGCCTAAAGAATTTTAACAAGGTCACTGATTTAAcatgttttgtaaaatatttgATGAGTTGGCAAAATGATTTTAGAAAATTCTTAGTAAAGATATATTCTTCATAATCAATGTCAGACTTTTATTTCTTGTGCACCTATCAGCTATGAAATGTTGCCTTTGTACTCAATTTCAGGCAAAAACGTCATGGTGAGCACTGGTCTTAATCTTAAGATCATCGACTTCTCCTTCATCCGTACTGCCACTGAAGATAAACACTTTGATAAAGACCTGAAAGGAGGGCTAGCCTGCTTTTTCCAGCTGGTAACAGGAAAGAAGAAGGATCCAGACAACTGGACAGATGATGCAGTGAAAGACTGCATCAAGGTAAGTTAAGTAAATTTGtttagttagttggttggttggttggttggatagACAATAGATGTTCATGTAACTCAAATTTGCTCAATCATCAAAGTAGTTTATCATACTATGtaccttaaatgcatttaaggaTAGACCATTATTTTGACAGCTAGCTGTCCTGATATCTTAACTGTGAACACTATCTAAAGTGTTCTTGTCTTTTCTTTAATGCAGGACCATGACGATGTGGAAATGTTGCTGCCACTGTGCCAAACATTGATATCCCATCTGAAGTATGACAGCGGAGATGCAGATAAAGTGGCAGGGTGGATGGCATGGGAAATAAACAGACGGCTTGCTAACCTTTTGCTGGAAAAAACAGAGATTAAGCCTTAAGTTATTGACAGGTTCAGATGCCATTAGGCCAGCATTCATCTTGTCAAGGTTCCATCTGTACTTGTCATCTCCAAGTTTTAGTATTTTACAATGTTTGACTTATAGTGGGAGACCTTTTCTTTTGATTGCATAATTGAGTTCAATCTTTTTAAACATTGTATTCTCATGATCAAATTTTAATTCATCGGAAGAAAATGTAGACTtaaagaaaaaatcatgaaatccAGCAGCTTTTTAAGATCAGTTGTGTCATCTGACACTTTTGTTCTGTAGGGATTTGCATATTGTAAATATCTGATCCAATTGTGACATTGATGAGTTAAATCATGCATTGGAAGTGTGACTTCATGATTACAAAAATCTATGGAATACCCTCAAACATAGaatattgatatctattaacaaATATCTAGACATAACTATGAGCATTGTGTATCTTCTGAATATTGCAACTTTTATGAATGTCAAAATACAAATATCAGCTACTACTTAATTAGATATTATTGTGATACATAtggaatacaacacggggtattccgtatcacccgaggtaccaggccaccgcgggtaggatcgcccgtaGGCcagagggcgatccgacccgcgggagggctgggaccgagggtgatgcggaatacaccatgttgtattttatttatgtcatacccacccgagaaaacacacatttcaatgcggaatgtgccaaaagttgagggacttttttgtcctcgaacacaaaactgtaacaacatcgattccaacctccaaatccggtattcgaatctTCGACGGTGGCGCAACTGGCGCgcttgaaatgcattctaaatattctatggaagccagtgtgatacaactctagaacctcatgtgatatggatagttatcacatggtccggaacacccgtatcaggcccaagCATGACATAAATTGTACTATCAGTGtacaattttgattttaaagCATGCCACTATGGTAATAAAAAATGAAAGCTATCATTTACTAGCATTTAGAAGACTGTTGTGAAGAGCAAATGGTCATAATTGTATTAGTCAATTAAGGCTGTTTAAGACTTGATATGTCATGGATTCTTCTGTATTTTGTATTGCAAGGCACAAATGTACTTATTAAGATAAAAGTGCATTTCACTGCCACCAAATTTTTCTGATGTATAAGGCATAGTCTGGAATTTTATCACCTGTTATCAAATTATGACcaaaaatttgtacattttggactatttgtacattttgatacGAAAAGGACATCACTGTCTAGATAAATGGAAACCTACTTGATGGAATGTGTACAGCTTTGTGTGAGCTGATCATTTATCAACATGAAGGTTCCTGTACATTAAGAAGCCAGTGTGTTTACTGTGTTATGCAGTATTTGCACTGGTTTATTTGAAATACATCATCATATCACAAAATCTTTACTGAATTCCAATGTCCTTTTTATGAAGTAAATGGTCCTTGATAACTTTGCTGGATACAGGTAGCATGCTATATCCTGGTGTGTTCAACATATTTCTTGTAACATAcgagtaacactaacagaacTTAACTGTATATTCTTCAATATGTACTTTAGCACTATAGCTGTGCTGTTTTAGCACTATAACCAATATAACAGTAATGGATACAAACCTATATTTCATCCAATTAATAGTTTGAcacaaaataattcaagatatGAAAAAGTGGCACTAAAAACTGTGTCAGCTGTCCAAATGCTGGCATTTCTCTGTGTCAACTTTCTCGCCATTCCCATTTTTTGTGACTTCGTGATCAGCCTTCAAAGTTTGTTGGACATCTTCAGTGTCCTTTATCTCAGCATCTGTCTGTATTTTTGATTGGCCTGTTTTCTTTCCCTCAGATTCATTGTCATTACGAGCAGCAACCTTTTCTCCTGTGTCTTCAGTCctgcatttctttctttgtggaCTTTCTACAGATGGGGTCTTCCCATGAGTCTCCACATGTCtcttcccatcatcctttgcttcCTTTGCCGGCAGCTTTCCATCATGCAGACCAAGTGTTTTCAAGCAGAC carries:
- the LOC136439071 gene encoding uncharacterized protein, whose product is MTEKLNFGEDKGQRFDNVELDLEDHAHPDPVDQEHLKSSDQGADYKGDNASGSEETSYYTGNEMRLHEDKGTPNEILEIDKEIKNLRVSSGEKLEASAPFGDVEKENVSENQEVPCVSGQDLAPEVSSKDLYCSSSNSLFGYDHAEWKLDEQTFLKYADEQCRNNPEKCRRVTQGLIYNKEMSPTSQEYRKGEEWKLGEWLGSGTFGDVYKCESLLTRAYPYAVKKVPTTNPDGWVRLEEIDLWQKLGHHRNVCELYGVTFEEGAFWFHMELVQFAEHPAKNVPKYLSTLKTSAQIPVKGLLTAGGGLFKGIDHMHKQEITHRDMKHGKNVMVSTGLNLKIIDFSFIRTATEDKHFDKDLKGGLACFFQLVTGKKKDPDNWTDDAVKDCIKDHDDVEMLLPLCQTLISHLKYDSGDADKVAGWMAWEINRRLANLLLEKTEIKP